The following are encoded in a window of Vigna unguiculata cultivar IT97K-499-35 chromosome 8, ASM411807v1, whole genome shotgun sequence genomic DNA:
- the LOC114193618 gene encoding protein OPI10 homolog, translating to MFGVVFPNRSFPMDISTFAQIDTFHWVLDMNTFVGEAYDQVRDLCIFLLNGFTLPPEKALAVYIQSPGSPFVFCGAVTVARPSAVLTLSWPEPGAAGPLQLTADAQPLSAKIGVSVEDLASLPSLDVAAEKRIEGLAMKVGENLFNFMQSFCGVDGSKLVVPMDILDRWFKKFQERAKRDPEYLKGFAL from the exons ATGTTCGGAGTGGTTTTCCCGAACCGGAGCTTCCCCATGGATATCTCAACCTTCGCCCAAATCGACACCTTCCACTGGGTCCTCGACATGAACACTTTCGTAG GCGAGGCGTACGACCAGGTTCGCGACCTCTGCATCTTCCTCCTTAACGGCTTCACCCTCCCGCCGGAGAAAGCGCTCGCCGTCTACATCCAGTCGCCGGGATCGCCCTTCGTCTTCTGCGGCGCCGTCACGGTGGCGCGCCCCTCCGCCGTCCTCACACTCTCGTGGCCGGAGCCCGGCGCTGCTGGGCCGCTGCAGCTGACGGCGGACGCGCAGCCGCTTTCGGCGAAGATCGGCGTGTCGGTGGAAGATCTGGCGTCGTTGCCGTCGCTTGATGTGGCGGCGGAGAAGCGAATCGAAGGGTTGGCGATGAAGGTCGGAGAGAATCTGTTCAATTTCATGCAATCGTTTTGCGGTGTGGATGGGTCCAAGTTGGTTGTTCCCATGGATATCTTGGACCGTTGGTTCAAGAAGTTTCAAGAACGGGCCAAGCGTGACCCTGAATACCTGAAGGGTTTCGCTTTGTAA